TTTGTTGGTCACGATAATATCCCTTCCTTTGATGAGGGTGCCGTTGTTGTAACCTTCATAACCTGAGGTGGCTACATTGGCCAGTGCGATGGATTTGAATTTTTCGATCAAAGTAGGAATCTGTACATCCCCTTCAAAAAATGCATCAGAGGCCCTGAGGGCAAACTCTTTGGTGCCACCACCTCCCGGCAGTAATCCAACCCCCACTTCAACCAACCCGATATAGGACTCTGCAGCTACCGCCGCTCCGTCACAATGCATCAGGGTCTCACAACCTCCGCCAAAAACATAGCCTTGTGTGGCTGCTACCACCGGAATGCTGGAATAGCGACATCTCATGGTCGTTTGCTGGAACAAATTGACAGCCATATTGAGTTCGTCATAATCCTGAGCATAGGCGAGTTGAGCGATCAGCATAAGGTTAGCGCCAACAGAGAAATTGGTCGCATTATTCCCGATGACCATTCCTTTCCAGTCTCCTTCCTCGGCTACCTGTATGGATTCATTGATGCCACGCAACACGCCTTCTCCAATAGAGTTGTACATACTGGTGAACTCCAGGCAAAGCACACCATCTCCAATGTCGTGAAGAATGGTTTCAGTCGTTTTATGAACCGCAGTTTTGCTTCGGTAATTATCGAGAATGATGAAGGCTTCCGTGCCCGGAATGATTTTATACGACTTACTGCTGATATCGTAGTATTTGCGGACATTGTCTTCACGTTTGTAGAAAGCCGTATGCCCGGCAGCAATCATTTCTTTTACCCAGTCGGCCACATGTTCTCCGTTCGCCTCGGCTATGTCGACTGCCTTTTTCAACCCTACAATATCCCAATATTCAAACGGTCCGATTTCCCAGGCATAACCCGCTTTCATAGCATTGTCAATGCTGTAAATATTGTCGGAAATTTCCGGTATGCGGTTGGAGGCGTAAGCGAAAAGCCCTACGAGAGAATTGCGGATCAGTTGTCCTCCTTTGTCTTCTGCATTAAAAACGGCTTCTATCCTTTTAGGTAGGTTGTCAATGTTTTTGGCAAGGGAGAGGCTTGGAAGATCCGGTTTTTTACTGGGGGCGTAAGTTAAGGTTTCAAGATTCAGTGCATTGATGATGGTTCTGCCGCTGGCATCTTTTTCCCTTGTTTTTTCATAAAAGCCTTTCCTTGTTTTATCTCCGAGGAATTTGTTTTCGAGCAGAAATTCCATGTATTTTGGCGTGACAAAAGTTTTTGCCTGCTCATCGTCGGGGCAATTATCCCTGATCCCTTTCATCACTTTATCGGCAGTATCATGGCCGACGAGGTCTCCCAACCGGAAGGTCCCTGTTTTGGGACGACCGATTACCGGTCCGGTGAGTTTGTCCACCTCCTCAATGCTCAGGCCGAGTTCGGTGGTCTGCTGGTAAATTTTGGCCATGGAATAGACTCCGATCCTGTTGCCGATAAAGGCCGGGGTGTCTTTGGCCAAAACGGGTTGTTTGCCCAGGAAAACATCTGCGTAGTGCATGAAGAAATCAATGACTTCCTTTTTAGTTTCCTGTGTCGGGATAATTTCAAATAACCTAAGGTATCGTGGAGGGTTAAAAAAGTGAGTTCCGCAAAAATGATGACGGAAATCCTCGCTCCGGCCTTCTGTCATCAGGTGAATGGGAATTCCGGAGGTATTCGATGTGACCAGCGTGCCCGCCTGACGATATTGATCCACTTTTTCGAAAATCTGCTTTTTAATATCCAGGCGTTCTACCACGACTTCAATCACCCAATCGCAATCCTTGATTTTTTTAAAATCATCCTCAAAATTTCCGGTAGTAATGCGCGAGGCGAAGGCATTGTCGTATAGCGGAGCAGGTTTCGATTTAATGGCAGTACGGAGGGCTGAGTCCACTATGCTGTTCCGGGCAGATTTGTTGTTTTTTTCTTCCTCTTTAAGATCAAAAGGTACAATGTCAAGCATCAATACCTCCAGACCTATGTTGGCAAAATGGCAGGCAATACCGGAACCCATGATACCGGAACCCAATACGGCCACCTTTTTTATTCTTCTACTCATAAGATCGTTTTGGCTATGAAAAATAATTAGCGAATTTTCGCTAAATGCAAATGTACAAATTCTATTTGATTTTTTCCACCTTACTGCTTTCAGTATTGCTGAAAAATACTTAGCTTGAAGCTGAACACCAATGACACTCGACCATGAAAGTAAATTATTTCTTCCCGACACTCATAATGGCACTCATTATGTTTCCCTCCTGCCAAAATAATGGATCCAATTTTTCCAATGCCCTGATCGATCTGGAGAATGTTGATCTCACCAAAGAGTGGCCTATGATCGAAACGGTTGCGGCTCGTGATTCTTCCATAGAAACGGAATATTTTCGGTTTCATTTCATAGAAAGTGCTTTATCGGGAGATCAAATGTCAAAAATCGTTCAAAAATGCAATCAAAATTTTTCTACTTTAAAAAAAACGATAGGAGGGGACAAACTTACCATCCCCGTTGAATATCTCATATATCCTACCATTGAGAAAAAGGGATTGGCATTACAAAACGCAACCCTTGCCCATGTGGATCAACAACATCAAAAAGCTTACGCCGTTGTGGGTGGTTTTTTTGAGGGATACCAAATGCATCCTGAAAATGAATTGATCATCCGTTCGCAGCTGGGAACCGCCCTTCATTCGGCGCTGGAAAAAGGCCTGGCCATATATTTAAATCCTGATTGGCAAAAAAAAGGCTATGACTATTGGGCCGCACGGTTATTTACATCGGACAACCTGCCACCCCTGAGTGAATTGCTGGATGAGGAATGGTTTGCCAATGAATCTGATCTGATCATGGGGTGCGCGGCGGCTTCCTTTGTCGATTTTTTGATCAATAAACAAGGCATGCAATTGTTTTTAGCACAATATGCTTCCTTTTCGATTGCTGCGGATCGAATTAATGAATTACAGGAAGAATGGGTAGCTTTTTTAAGTTCAAAATATACAAGGATTCCGGCTGTTGACAAAAACATGAACGTCCCCTGGCTCAAGGGGTTCAATTTTGCCCACGAGGGGTACAGGATTTATAACGGGTATGGCTCTAGCCTGGCAGAAAATTCTATGCAGCAAATGATCAATCTGGGTTGCAACGCATTGGCTATAGTGCCCTATTCTTATATGCGTTCCGATGATGTACCTTCCTACCTTCCGATCATGAGAAGAGCCGGTTCCGAAACCGATGAATCGGTGGTCGCCACTCATTTGCAGGCCAAAAAAATGAAGGCTTTCACTATGTTGAAGCCCCAGATATGGATGCGGGGGGGCTGGCCGGGCAGTATTAAAATGAAAAATGATCAGGATTGGGATCAGTTCTTTGATTATTATTATCGATGGATGCGCCACTACGCTTTGATGGCGGAGATTTGGGAAATGGATATGCTTTGTGTAGGAGTGGAATTTGCTGAAGCGACAAAGGCCCGGCCGGAGGACTGGCGTAAATTAATACGAAAACTGCGTGGTATATATTCGGGACCAATGACCTACGCGGCCAACTGGGGAGAAGAATTTGAAAGCATCCCTTTTTGGGATGAACTGGATTATATTGGATTGAATTGTTATTATCCTTTGAGTAAAAATAAATCAGCCAATCGTGCCGAACTTGAGGAAGGATTCAGGCGCACCGCTCAGAAGATTGAAAAGGTCTGTAACCGTTTTCAAAAGCCCATGATATTTACGGAAATCGGCTTCAGAAGCGTTGAAGGTACCTGGATGCAACCCCATGAAGAGGCAAATGGAAGGCCCGTAAATGAAGCCGAACAAAGTTTATGTTACGAGATCGTACTCAATGAGATCATGGATGAAAAGTGGTGCCGTGGCATTATTTGGTGGAAATGGCCGAGTTATGCTGATTATGATCATCGTGGCGGCACTGGATTCACGCCGAGCGGAAAGTTGGCCCAGGAGGTGGTGAGGGAAAAATTTTCCTCCGGAGTAGAATAAAGATATTTTCTCATTTTCCAGGAGTGTTCCAATTATTTTTTTAAATTTTCCATTTATCCCTTTACTTGCCTATTTTTGTCCGGCGCTCGATATGCCGGATTTTTTAATTGCCTTAACCACATTTGCAATGGATTATTTACTTCAAATAAAAGAAGCTACTGCCTACATAAGCAGCCGAACTTCCTACCGTCCTAAAATTGGATTGATCCTTGGATCCGGCCTGGGGGAACTGGCCGATACTCTTGAGTCGCCGGAGCACTACCGGTATGAGGATATTCCCAACTTTGCGGTATCGACCGTGCCGGGGCATAGTGGTAAACTTGTCATGGGAAAACTCGAAGGCGTCGAAGTGGTAGCCATGCAGGGAAGAATTCATTATTACGAAGGCTATTCCATGAAGCAGGTTACCTTTCCCGTAAGAGTCATGAAGAATTTGGGGGTTGAGGTGCTGATCGTTACCAATGCCTGCGGAGGGTTGAATGAAAAACTTTACGTCGGAGCACTAATGCTCATTCGCGATCATATCAACATGATGCCGGAAAATCCATTGAGGGGAATTAATTTTGATGAGTTGGGACCTCGCTTCCCGGACATGTTACAGGCTTATGATAAAGAATTGATTACCATAGCGCAGGAAGTGGCCAATGAAATTGACCTGGAAATTTTCACAGGGGTTCATTGTGCGGTTACCGGACCTACTTTTGAAACACATGCCGAAATGCATATGTTGAAAGTCCTCGGGGCCGATACGGTGGGCATGTCTACCATACCAGAAGCCATTGTTGCGAGACATGCAGGAATGCGAGTGCTGGGCATCTCAGCTGTGACAGATATGTCAGGTATGGAGGAAGTGTCCCATGAATCGGTGATTTTGGCAGCCAATGAAATCAAACCTCGTTTCATTAAACTGGTGCGTGGTGTGGTTAAAAAAAATGCATTTAAGCCTTAAGAGCCTGGTATGTATAAACATTTACGGCGATTATTCCTGGCTTTCCTGTTGTTTTTGGATACGGGTTATTCTTTTGTACAGCACCTGCACATGCCCGTTGACGGTGATTTTACGGCCATTGTCCTGCCCGGCCCTCATTATGAAAAAGTATTAAAAGATCCACTGGGGGTTAGTGTTTTGACCGGCAATGAAGTTTACGCTGCTCCTAACCGTTTCTTCGTGCATTGGACCCTTTCCGCATTGTTTAGGAATTTTCCTTTGTTGTTGCAAAAGATTACCCATCCTGTTGATAGTGTTTATCTGGCCATTGCTATTTCAAAAACAATAATCCAATTATTCTTGATAGGATTACTGGCCTTTTTGATTTCGGGGCGCAGCAATTTACTTTCCGAAAAATTTCTGCTGGCAGCCGTTTTGATCACTCCGCTTTTCCAGACATCCGGTTATTATTACCATAGCATGGGGGTGATTGAGCAATCGGTCACGTACACTTTTTTTTATGCCTTGCCCTTGAGCCTTACCCTGTTTTTCTTTTTACCCTTTTTGTATCCCAAAACATGGAAATGGACGAAGATCAAACACTTTGTTTGGGGCTCACTAACCATTATTTTGCCTTTAAGCGGCCCTCTCGTTCCTGGAATTGTTTTACTGGGTTTCCTGACGCTACTGATCCGGGGATTTTTTGAAGGCAGAAAAAATGGGACCACCTTTTCCCCTTTCAAAATCTTTACATTCGATTCCCCTAAAAATGCGGGAGGGGTTGTTTTTTACTTTGTTATGATTTCATTTTTCAGCCTGTATTCTTTATATATCGGCAGAAATAATGAAGAAAATTTTTCTGCCCAGTCTATTGCAATTGGACAAAGCTTTCTCTTGTTGCCTCAGGGCATTGTCAGGGTCCTTTTTCAGAAACTGGGCATGCCTTTGATTTTGCTTTGGGTTGGGTTGAATAGTTTTCTCATCAGTAAGAGTGATCACCGTGAAAAGTATTTCCAGCTTTTAAAATGGTTCGGCCTGTTTTCTTTACTTTACCTGTTGTTATTGCCGCTTGGCGGATATAGGGATTACAGGCCACTCATCATCAGAAGAGATACCTTTCTGCCGTTGACTTTGGGGATGTTTTTTTTCTTTGGGTATTCCTCTCTGTTGGTATTGAAAAATCTTAAATCAAAATACCGGGTGATCCATATAACCACCCTCATAGTGCTCCTGGGAGTCTTTACGGTGGCCGATCAACCTGAGTTGGATAAAAATGCCTGTGAAAAAGAAGCTTTGGAGTTATTATCCACTACAAACGAAGCGGTGGTATTGCTAAAAAAAGATTGTCCGGTGATGGCGTGGACCCCTTTGAGAAATCCCAAATATTCTGAAAATACTGCCCGGATGCTATTCCATTGGCGCATTACGAAATCTGTCCAGCTTTATTACCAGGAATAGTTAAAATTCCGATAACTTCCGGTAAACGGCCTCCATGGGTAATCCCATTACATTGGAGTAAGTGCCTTCGATTCTGGAGATCTTACAGTGACCGATCCATTCCTGCACGGCATAGGCTCCTGCTTTATCGTATGGCTGGTATTTGTCGATGTAATAGCTGATTTCTTCATCCGTCATGGTTTCGAAAAAGACCTTTGAAACGACAGAAAAAGTGCTGGTTTTGGTCTTGGATAAAAGACAGACACCTGTGATGACCTCATGCATACTGCCGGAAAGCTTTTTTAGAATATTCACAGCATCCTGCCTGTCTTTCGGTTTACCAAAAATGGTGTCGTTTTGTAAAACAATCGTATCTGCAGTAAGGAGTATCTCATCGTCTTCTAATAAATCTTTTACCGCATTGGCTTTAAGTTCAGCCAGGTAAACGGCCACGGCTCTTTTGGGAAGATCCGGGGGGTAAATTTCTTCCACCTCGCGGGTTTTTATTTCAAAGGTAAATCCTGCTTCTCTTAGCAATTGGCTTCGGCGGGGCGATTTCGAAGCCAGAATTAATTTTTTATTGAGAAAATCCATTCCTGTCTTTTTAGTGAAGTTTTAAAACAAAGACGATAATGAGCGAATAAGTTAAGGGAAGAATATTGCTCCCTTTCCTCGCCCATTTAGCGCTTGAGGCCTTCTTTTTTTAAATGATTTTTATGCACAATAAAAGAAGCACTCCTGTAAGCATCAACAACTTGGTCAGTTGGCTCACATGATGAAAATCGGCTTTATTACTGGCCTGGTAGAGTTTAACAACAGACCAAATACCCGTAGTTAAAAGCACGGGCAATACGACTATCCGGCCAATAAAATTAACGGCTGGCCAGGCTAACCATCCGCCGGCAACAATCATCAGAAGTAGTGAAACTGCAAAGATCATGGCTAACTTTTTCACCCTGGCAATGCCCATTAATATGGGGAGTGTCCGGAAATTCATTGATACATCTCCCTCAATGTCTTCGATGTCTTTGACGATCTCCCTAAACAGGGTGGAATAAAAGGCAAAAAGCATATAAGCCCCCAAAAGAGCGAAAATTTTCAGACTGGTTTCGGGCGATTTTTCCATGAGTTGTTGAAGTCCTTCAAATTCTGCAAAACCGATAATTCCGGCCACTCCTGCAGCAAAAGCAGCAATGAGTAAATTGCCTGCCAGGGGCATTTTCTTCAGTAATTTCGAATACATAAAGAGGCTTCCAATGGCGATGGGGTATAAAACCACCAATTCTGGCTTGTGGATGTAAAAAGCGAGATAAATAGCAAGTAAAAAGCCCAGGGCACTAGAGGAAAAATAGAGCCAGGTTGCGGTTTGCAGGCTTATTTTCTTATGCAGGATAACGGCATCTCTTTTATTGATAAGATCAACCTCATAGTCAAGTATATCGTTAATGATGTAACCGCCTGCGGTAACGAGCACTGTCACCAGGATAAACAATAGAAATTGCTGTATGGGTAGGGTAGGCCTGATGTCATTAATTTTGAACCCCGGAAGAATAAGATAAAAATAGATGATGGATTGTGTCAGGGCAACGATCACCAGGTTTGGAATTCTTATCAGTCGAAGGAAATGTAGCATATAGGGTCAATCGTTGGTTTTTTCAAAAAATGTTTTTAACTCCTCCGGGAAAATCTACCATTTTCCCTGTAGGCGTAATACCTTTTCGATGACATCCCTCACACATCCCATTCCCCCTTTAAATGGAGAAATATAATTGGCGATCTCCCTGATTTCTTCCACAGCGTCAACCGGACAGGCAGGTAACCCGACCCTACGCATAACTTCATAATCAGGTAAGTCATCGCCCATATAAAGAATACCGCCTTCTTCCAATTCCAGGCGTTCCACGATCTGGTTATAGGTGGAAATCTTATTCTTTATCCCGCTATGGACTTCTTCGATGCCCAGGGCTTTTAAACGAATGGTGACTCCTTTTGAGTTTCCTCCGGTGATGATACAAATACGATAGCCTTCATCCAGTGCCCGTTTCATGGCATATCCATCCCTAACATTCATCGTGCGTAACAACTCACCGGTTTCTGTAATCAGGAAGTTACTGTCCGTTAAAACACCATCGACATCAAAAATGAAGGTATCAATATCTTTGAACGCTTCGAGTAGGTTCATGTCCTGAAGGGTTTAAAAGGTGTATGGAAGAGTAAAATTACTGATTATCACGCCATTCATAAACCCACTTTGCCTGGATTTGTTCGAGATGACCTTCGTTACATTCTTCTCTTTTTCCGGAAAAATGAGGAATTTCGAGCACCCAGTCCATGAGTTCCGTAAATCTGATCCTGTATATTTTACTTTCGGTAAAGTCATCGCCAAAGCGATCGTAGAGCTTCATTGCTATATCTTCGTGGTCGGCCCAGTTGATGGGCATATCGTCAAAATCTTCAAAAGCCATGATTATACTGTTGTTTAGAATTTTTGATGAATGTAAAAAATAAAAATAGCGACACTTTCCTAGTGTTCGTGACCGATAATGCCACTTTGGTCTGGGACGATCACTTCAATGAAAGCTTCATCTTCCAGAATTTCACACTGACAAGCCAGGCG
This sequence is a window from Lewinellaceae bacterium. Protein-coding genes within it:
- a CDS encoding geranylgeranylglycerol-phosphate geranylgeranyltransferase, translating into MLHFLRLIRIPNLVIVALTQSIIYFYLILPGFKINDIRPTLPIQQFLLFILVTVLVTAGGYIINDILDYEVDLINKRDAVILHKKISLQTATWLYFSSSALGFLLAIYLAFYIHKPELVVLYPIAIGSLFMYSKLLKKMPLAGNLLIAAFAAGVAGIIGFAEFEGLQQLMEKSPETSLKIFALLGAYMLFAFYSTLFREIVKDIEDIEGDVSMNFRTLPILMGIARVKKLAMIFAVSLLLMIVAGGWLAWPAVNFIGRIVVLPVLLTTGIWSVVKLYQASNKADFHHVSQLTKLLMLTGVLLLLCIKII
- a CDS encoding 3-hydroxyacyl-CoA dehydrogenase/enoyl-CoA hydratase family protein, with protein sequence MSRRIKKVAVLGSGIMGSGIACHFANIGLEVLMLDIVPFDLKEEEKNNKSARNSIVDSALRTAIKSKPAPLYDNAFASRITTGNFEDDFKKIKDCDWVIEVVVERLDIKKQIFEKVDQYRQAGTLVTSNTSGIPIHLMTEGRSEDFRHHFCGTHFFNPPRYLRLFEIIPTQETKKEVIDFFMHYADVFLGKQPVLAKDTPAFIGNRIGVYSMAKIYQQTTELGLSIEEVDKLTGPVIGRPKTGTFRLGDLVGHDTADKVMKGIRDNCPDDEQAKTFVTPKYMEFLLENKFLGDKTRKGFYEKTREKDASGRTIINALNLETLTYAPSKKPDLPSLSLAKNIDNLPKRIEAVFNAEDKGGQLIRNSLVGLFAYASNRIPEISDNIYSIDNAMKAGYAWEIGPFEYWDIVGLKKAVDIAEANGEHVADWVKEMIAAGHTAFYKREDNVRKYYDISSKSYKIIPGTEAFIILDNYRSKTAVHKTTETILHDIGDGVLCLEFTSMYNSIGEGVLRGINESIQVAEEGDWKGMVIGNNATNFSVGANLMLIAQLAYAQDYDELNMAVNLFQQTTMRCRYSSIPVVAATQGYVFGGGCETLMHCDGAAVAAESYIGLVEVGVGLLPGGGGTKEFALRASDAFFEGDVQIPTLIEKFKSIALANVATSGYEGYNNGTLIKGRDIIVTNKDRNIAEAKKMVLSMADHYTQPVPRTDITVLGRTGMAALYVAANELRLGNYASDHDIKIARKIAYVLCGGDLTGQQQVSEQYLLDIEREAFMSLCGEQKTMERIEHMLKTNKPLRN
- the maf gene encoding septum formation protein Maf, translated to MDFLNKKLILASKSPRRSQLLREAGFTFEIKTREVEEIYPPDLPKRAVAVYLAELKANAVKDLLEDDEILLTADTIVLQNDTIFGKPKDRQDAVNILKKLSGSMHEVITGVCLLSKTKTSTFSVVSKVFFETMTDEEISYYIDKYQPYDKAGAYAVQEWIGHCKISRIEGTYSNVMGLPMEAVYRKLSEF
- the iscX gene encoding Fe-S cluster assembly protein IscX translates to MAFEDFDDMPINWADHEDIAMKLYDRFGDDFTESKIYRIRFTELMDWVLEIPHFSGKREECNEGHLEQIQAKWVYEWRDNQ
- a CDS encoding HAD-IIIA family hydrolase, which codes for MNLLEAFKDIDTFIFDVDGVLTDSNFLITETGELLRTMNVRDGYAMKRALDEGYRICIITGGNSKGVTIRLKALGIEEVHSGIKNKISTYNQIVERLELEEGGILYMGDDLPDYEVMRRVGLPACPVDAVEEIREIANYISPFKGGMGCVRDVIEKVLRLQGKW
- a CDS encoding purine-nucleoside phosphorylase, yielding MDYLLQIKEATAYISSRTSYRPKIGLILGSGLGELADTLESPEHYRYEDIPNFAVSTVPGHSGKLVMGKLEGVEVVAMQGRIHYYEGYSMKQVTFPVRVMKNLGVEVLIVTNACGGLNEKLYVGALMLIRDHINMMPENPLRGINFDELGPRFPDMLQAYDKELITIAQEVANEIDLEIFTGVHCAVTGPTFETHAEMHMLKVLGADTVGMSTIPEAIVARHAGMRVLGISAVTDMSGMEEVSHESVILAANEIKPRFIKLVRGVVKKNAFKP